The following DNA comes from Gadus macrocephalus chromosome 5, ASM3116895v1.
GAAGGTGCGCACCGCGGCGGCCACCTTGTTGATCTTGACGTTGTGCTGCAGCCAGCGGTGGGACTCGGGGTTGAGGTCGTTGGCCAGCACGGTGGCGCCGGCGCGGGCCGCCGGGATGGCGAAGGGCCCCACGCCCGCAAACACGTCCAGCACCGTGTCGCCGCGCTTCACCTCCTGCACCACCCTCATGTGCTCCGTGCTCAGCCGGGGGTTCCAGTACACCCGCGAGAAATCAAACTCGTAGCTCGAGCCGTTTTCTTTCACCTGCAAAACAGCAACAGAAGATGCACGCCATCAATAGAGCGCTCTGATTGTCACCGCTCGCTTCCGTCGCCTATACTAATAAAGTAGTGTTGTTTGAAGTCTCTCCCACCTTAGCCACCATATTCTCCTCTCCGGCTAGCAACTCCATCTTAAAGTTGCGGTACGTGTTATCAATCATGTTGGTCTTGTTGACCACGCAGCTCACACCAGGGTTTTTGTCGATTATGACCTGGCCTTGAAtgagagcagcagagaggaTGTGTATGAGTAgtgcaaaataaaatattttcacaCATCAGTACATGTTAACATTATTTGTATTAACCATTTCCCTTTCCTCCCCATCACTGATGGTCCAAACCCATAATTTGCATTATAGAATTGTTTCCCAAAGAATGTCTTCCATCATCTGCGGCTTGTAAATGATCAGTGCCTGCCTTTCAAATGTGCTTTCTTCACGATTACGAATTTTTAATCTATATTAGttagttacagtgtgtgtgtgtgtgtgatctcagTCAATTTCAACTACATATTTTCACAACCTTACCTATGAGGTTTTTAAAGGGCATGTGGTGATCTCTCAAGTTCATGTGTGCGATGTGTCCCACCCGGCTGAACGCGGAGGTGATCTCTTGTCCCTCGGGGAGAACAGCCTCCAGTACCTCCTCTGTCTTCAGGTTGCAGTATTTCAGCTGCAGGTTATAATCCTGGAGCTCCTGGGGGACAGCGAACGACCGCAGTGCCTCTGTCTCGGCTTCGTTAAAGGAACTTAGTGATGACACTCTGAGTGGATCCAACAAGACCAGGCGCATGTCATCCTCCTCAATGCCGTCTTCCTTGTCTTGTACCACACGCGGTATACCCGGTCGCTGAACGATCGTCCTTTTCAGACTCTTCACCACTTTGTTCAGGACGCCCTTGGGAACCCGTAGGGATGGAATGACGATAGTCTGAGTGAAGGCGTCTCGGTCCAGAGAGACCATACCACGCACCTCTGGGGGAGCTCGGTAAAGCAAAGCTTTTGTCTCGTGATGTGGAGACTGAGCCATCTGCATGAAATTAGATCCAATACTTCGGTGTGAACTTGAATGCAAGGCTATAAACAAACCCCTCCGATGAACGCTGTGTTGTCTTTGCACTGATGTGAAGATCTGCAGAAGGCTATGGTTAGCGGGAGTTTATTATTATGAAATCATTATTACATATCAACAAGGATTACTGTATATAGGGCAATACATTACAACAAGCGATATGATCACAACGTTAACATAAACATTGAACCCATAACACTCACCTCAACATCCTCCAATTCGAGCACACATGCCTGAACCGCGTCATCAACCCGAGCCTTTCGGCGGACTGTGTGATTGGATGAATGAGCCAAACGCTCATCTCTGATTGGATACTAGGTTCCTACGTCTCAAAACGCGACAGAAACATGGTCATGTGACAGACATCATCGCTCTGCTTCTGACTTTAAATGTAAGGCGCTTACAGAAGTTTGATTTATTATGTTGAATGTAACACGCTCCGTTTTAAAAGGAATTCCGTTCGCATTATAAAGTCAGATACtcaaacttttttttacttaaGTACTGTGTTGTTTAGCTGGTTTTTTTTCAACATTTTGTAACTAGATAGAATGAGCATCAATAGCAATGAAAGCGGTGACCTTCCAAACTATGGCACTACCCCGAACATCGGAGATGACGAAGCAACCCCTTTATTAGGGAATGTAAGTAATATTGCTCTGTCCCCTTAAATATGTTAGTGGGTCAAATAGTGACCACACATCTGTGAGGTAAAGTTAGAATGCAAAGTTGACTAAACctgttaaattattattttaaaagggTCTGTATTAGTGTCTTGCTTCCTATTCTGTCGGATTTGTATGTTTTCGTTATACTGGTATGTTTAATTGCCTGCCCAATGTCATGGTGGTTCTCCCGTCTTTTATGACACCAGAGTGTCCAATTATTCCAGTCCAAGGGTCATTCAGAGCTTGTTTTGAATCTGACACCAGAATTACACCTCCCAGGATATCCCCAATTAAAGAGGTCAAGTTATTCCGGGTAGGAAGTGTCCCTATCCCAAGCCCAGGCAGCTGTCCAGCGA
Coding sequences within:
- the trmt5 gene encoding tRNA (guanine(37)-N1)-methyltransferase isoform X2 translates to MQMAQSPHHETKALLYRAPPEVRGMVSLDRDAFTQTIVIPSLRVPKGVLNKVVKSLKRTIVQRPGIPRVVQDKEDGIEEDDMRLVLLDPLRVSSLSSFNEAETEALRSFAVPQELQDYNLQLKYCNLKTEEVLEAVLPEGQEITSAFSRVGHIAHMNLRDHHMPFKNLIGQVIIDKNPGVSCVVNKTNMIDNTYRNFKMELLAGEENMVAKVKENGSSYEFDFSRVYWNPRLSTEHMRVVQEVKRGDTVLDVFAGVGPFAIPAARAGATVLANDLNPESHRWLQHNVKINKVAAAVRTFNLDGRAFVRGPVRQELPALLRAKAGVHIVMNLPALAVEFLDSFRGLLAGEPSCDAALPTVYCYGFSKDEDPERDMMLRASQSLGVSLDGRCSVHFVRNVAPNKDMMCVRFPLPKEVLFSAEGEQTGPEAEPAPKRQKCGETAD
- the trmt5 gene encoding tRNA (guanine(37)-N1)-methyltransferase isoform X1, yielding MSVWLIHPITQSAERLGLMTRFRHVCSNWRMLSLLQIFTSVQRQHSVHRRGLFIALHSSSHRSIGSNFMQMAQSPHHETKALLYRAPPEVRGMVSLDRDAFTQTIVIPSLRVPKGVLNKVVKSLKRTIVQRPGIPRVVQDKEDGIEEDDMRLVLLDPLRVSSLSSFNEAETEALRSFAVPQELQDYNLQLKYCNLKTEEVLEAVLPEGQEITSAFSRVGHIAHMNLRDHHMPFKNLIGQVIIDKNPGVSCVVNKTNMIDNTYRNFKMELLAGEENMVAKVKENGSSYEFDFSRVYWNPRLSTEHMRVVQEVKRGDTVLDVFAGVGPFAIPAARAGATVLANDLNPESHRWLQHNVKINKVAAAVRTFNLDGRAFVRGPVRQELPALLRAKAGVHIVMNLPALAVEFLDSFRGLLAGEPSCDAALPTVYCYGFSKDEDPERDMMLRASQSLGVSLDGRCSVHFVRNVAPNKDMMCVRFPLPKEVLFSAEGEQTGPEAEPAPKRQKCGETAD